The DNA segment ACCTATTATCAGCTGATAAGCTCATTCTCCAATAACAATAAAAATCATTGGAGAACAAGATTGTCTTACACAAAAGTTGCTGGACTACAGCTGTCAATGTCAAAGCTGGCATGGAAAATCGCACAATCCTTATTGTGGCTGATTGGGGTCATTATTGTTGGCTTTCTTATCTTTAAGCCAGACATTGGTATTTTACTTTTTTGGAATTTATTAATTCCAATAGCTCCGGCAATTGTGGTAATTATTCCGGGGGTATGGCGAAATATCTGCCCGATGTCTTCCACGTCTTTATTTTTGACAAAACTAGGGTCTTCCAAGCAGAAAAAACTGAGTACTAATAACAGTGGTAAATTGTTTGCCATAGGCGTTGCCGCGTTAATACTAATCGTTCCTCTTAGACACCTTCTGTTAAATACCAGCGGCCCGGCTACAGCGGCTATGCTACTCATTGCTGCAGCCATTGCCATTGTAATGGGGTATAAATATGAATGGCGAAGTGGCTGGTGTGCCTCACTGTGTCCAATACATTCTGTTGAACGCTTATATGGTAGTACTCCGGCATTTACTACCGATAATGCCCATTGCACAACATGCGAAAAGTGTACGTCTGTTTGCCCCGATTCAACCAAGCAAATGTCAGCTGTAAAAACTCGTAATATGACTGTGGAAAAACTATCTGGTTTAGTAATGACTGGTGGTTTTGTTGGTTATATTTGGGGCTGGTATCATGTTCCTGATTATCTCAATGTTGGCTTTTGGCAAGTGCTTAACGCATATGTATGGCCGTTAGGGGCAGGGTTGGTAACTCTTGCCATTTACCTGTTAATACGAAAACAGCTTGCTCCAACTGCTATTCGAGAATTAAATAAGATTTTCGCCACTTCTGCCGTTATTTGCTATTACTGGTACCGTTTGCCATCGCTTGTTGGTATGGGACTGTTCCCTGATGATGGTGTGCTAATCAACCTGTCTGATGTTTTGCCTTGGTGGTTCCCTGTTTTGCTAAAACTGGCAAGTGCATTGTTCTTTATTTGGTTTATGCTAATTCGTAACCAGAATAGACAAAAAAGAAGTTGGAGTATCCGCCCTGAGTATGCAATTAAAGTATCTAATGTGTAGCTTTCTTAATAACAAAATAAACCTCATATTTTCCGATAAACGTAAAATATGAGGAATGTTTGTTAGGGAAGTGATCAGTTGCTTGGTTTGTCTTTACCCGGATGAATGGTGCCACAATTTTTACATGTTCTCGCGTCCATATTATTGTGGAATGCTTCATAGGCCTTTGGTAAATCTTCAACAATAGATAAAATTTTAGCTTCTATTTGGTAAACCATTTCATAGCAATTTGAGCAGTGCCATTGCAGTTTATCTAATTGTCCTTCTGGCCTTGCCGGCTCAACAACTAAGCCTATGCTATCTGGCTCTGGACGTTGCGGTGAGTGCAATACTCCTGCAGGTAATAATAGCATTTCACCTTCTTTAATATGAATTTCACAAGGCTCGCCGTTTTCATCAAACGAATTTAAGTAACAGTTACCTTTAAGTTGGTAAAATAACTCTTCAACTGGGTTGCAATGAAAATCTAATCGCTCATTCGGGCCACCTACCATCATCACCATCATGTTGGCATCTTTAAAAATTAATTCATTATTTACCGGCGGACGCTTTAATAAATGTTGATTGTCGTTAATCCATTTTTGTACGTTTAATGCTTTTGGCAAGGCCATAATAGCTTCCTCTGTTTTTGCTTCAAGTATTGTATACCAGTTTCATTAAATTATTGCCCACTTGTGCTGGTTAAAATACTCCATGGCGGCGTTGCTCTCAATCCCAATAGCCAGCT comes from the Thalassotalea nanhaiensis genome and includes:
- a CDS encoding 3-hydroxyanthranilate 3,4-dioxygenase, producing MALPKALNVQKWINDNQHLLKRPPVNNELIFKDANMMVMMVGGPNERLDFHCNPVEELFYQLKGNCYLNSFDENGEPCEIHIKEGEMLLLPAGVLHSPQRPEPDSIGLVVEPARPEGQLDKLQWHCSNCYEMVYQIEAKILSIVEDLPKAYEAFHNNMDARTCKNCGTIHPGKDKPSN